Below is a window of Streptomyces sp. ITFR-16 DNA.
ACCTCGACGTCGAGGGCATCTCCTGGCTGGCCGGCCATCTGCGTGCCCGCCGCTCGGCGCTGGTCTGCGTCACCCACGACCGCTGGTTCCTCGACCAGGTCTGCACCCGCATGTGGGACGTCCAGCGCGGCACGGTCCACGAGTACGAGGGCGGCTACAGCGACTACGTCTTCGCCCGGGCCGAGCGGGAGCGGATCGCCGCGACCGAGGAGTCCAAGCGGCAGAACCTGATGCGCAAGGAGCTGGCCTGGCTGCGGCGCGGCGCCCCCGCCCGTACGTCCAAGCCGCGCTACCGCATCGAGGCGGCCAACGAGCTGATCGCCGACGTGCCGCCGCCGCGCGACACCAGCGAGCTGATGAAGTTCGCCAACGCCCGGCTCGGCAAGACCGTCTTCGACCTGGAGGACGTGACCGTCCAGGCCGGTCCCAAGACGCTGCTGACCCATCTGACCTGGCAGCTCGGCCCCGGCGACCGGGTCGGTCTGGTCGGGGTCAACGGCGCGGGCAAGACCTCGCTGCTGCGGGCGCTGGCCGAGGCGGCCCGTACGCAGGGCGACGCGCAGCCCGAGGCCGGGAAGATCGTCGTCGGCAAGACCGTCAGGCTCGCCTACCTCTCCCAGGAGGTCGCCGAGCTCAACCCGAACCTCCGGGTGCTGGAGGCGGTGCAGCAGGTCCGCGACCGGGTGGACCTCGGCAAGGGCCGGGAGATGACCGCGGGCCAGCTCTGCGAGCAGTTCGGCTTCTCCAAGGAGAAGCAGTGGACCCCGGTCGGCGACCTGTCCGGCGGTGAGCGGCGCCGGCTCCAGATCCTGCGGCTGCTGATGGACGAGCCGAACGTCCTCTTCCTCGACGAGCCCACCAACGACCTCGACATCGAGACCCTGACCCAGCTGGAGGACCTGCTCGACGGCTGGCCCGGGTCGATGATCGTGATCTCCCACGACCGGTTCTTCATCGAGCGGACCACGGACCGGGTGATGGCGCTCCTCGGCGACAAGTCGCTGCGGATGCTGCCGCGCGGCATCGACGAGTACCTGGAGCGCAGGCAGCGGCAGGCCGAGACGGCCGTGCCCGCCGCCGCGCCCTCGGCGGGCGCCCCGGCCGCCGCGTCGGCCCCGGCGGTCTCGCCGCAGGCCGCGCGCGCCGCCAAGAAGGAGCTGCAGAAGGTCGAGCGGCAGCTGGAGAAGATGTCGACCCGTGAGACCTCGCTGCACGCCCAGATCGCGGAGAACGCCACGGACTTCGAGAAGGTCGCGAAGCTGGACGCCGAGCTGCGTGAACTCGTCGCGGAGCGCGATGTGCTGGAGATGCGCTGGCTCGAACTGGCCGAGGACGCCTGACCGTTCGGCCTTCGCCCGCGCAACCCTGCAACGGGTGTGGCTGAAGGGGCCTGTGGGGCGGGTGGTAGAAAGAAGCCCTGCCCGGTGCGGCGCTCGACCGCGCCGCACCACAGGTCACAACGGAACAGGGGGACGGGCCGATGAGCCAGCCGCCCGGACAGCAGCAGCCGCCGCAGGGCGGGTTCGGAGCACCGTACGATCCGCCGCCGGCAACGCAACCGCAACCGGGAGCGCAGCCAGGGGTGCCTCAGCAGCCGGGCGCGCAGCCGCAGCCGGCCGGCCCGTACGGCCCGCCCCCGCAGCAGCGGCCCGGCCCGTACCACCCGCCCGCCCAGGCCCCCGGCCCGTACGGCGCACCCGCCCCCGGCCCCTACAACGCGCCTGCCCAGCCCGGCCCTTACGGGCAGCAGCCGGGCTACGGCTATCCGCCGCAGGGCTACGGCTACCCGGCCCCGCCGCACCAGCAGCCGACGCAGCCGCAGTACGCCGCGCCGCCGCCGGGCGGACCGGGCGGCGGGGGGTTCTTCCGGGGCACGACCCGCAAGGTGCTGGGCGCCGCGCTCGCCGTGGTCCTGCTGGCCGGCGCGGGCATCTGGTTCCTCACGAGCGGGGACAAGGGCGGCAAGCCCGAGGCCGGTCCGACCCACACGAGTGCGCCGCCGACCGTCTCGCCGTCGCCGACCAGGAGCAAGGTCAAGCCGGACTACAACCCCACGCTCGGCCCCGACGCCGAGGCCCGGAAGATCAACGCCGCGGTCAAGCCCGGTGAGGCGAAGGTCCAGTGGCTCCAGGAAGTCGGCGTGGACCTGCCGGGCCGGGGCGCCGATGTCTTCGGGCCCTGGTTCGTGGGCGACACCGTCGCGAAGGCCATGTACCACACGGTCTCCGGCTACTCGGCCGGTGACGGCTCCCTCAAGTGGAGCGTCCGGCTGCCCACCAGGATGTGCGCGGCGCCCTCGCGGCCCACCGCCGACGGGAAGATCGTCCTGGGCATCCTGCACGACACCAGCAGCAGCGCTGCCTGCGACACCCTGCAGATGATCGACCTGCGGACGGGCAAGGCGGGCTGGCGCAAGGCGGTCGTCCGAAAGGGCGTCTGGGACGAGCTGTCGGACCTGGCGATGTCCATCAACGGCTCCACCGTGACCGTCGGCCGCACCAGCAGGACCGACGCCTTCCGGGTCGGCGACGGCAAGCCGCTGTTCGGCAAGCAGCCCGGCGCGTGCCAGCCGTACGCCTTCGCCAGCGGACCCGAGGGGATCGCCGCGACCAGCTGTCTGGTCAAGGACGACTACAAGGAGTACCGCCTGGAGCGGCGGGATCCCGCCACCGGCAAGCTGCGGTGGTCCTACAAGGTCAAGAAGGACTGGCAGGTCGAGCACGTCTACTCGACCAGCCCCCTGATCGTCGCCTCGCTGAAGCAGCCGGACAAGTGGGGCATCCTGGTGCTCAACGCCGACGGCACCTACCGCACCCAGCTCTCCGGCGGCGGGGACGACCTCGTGCATCCCCGGTGCGTGGAGCTCGCCAGCCTCGCCACCAACCTCGACGACTGCGTGGGAGTGACCGCGGACGCGACCACCTTCTACATGCCGACCAGCAACGTCTGGGAGAAGGGCGAGAGCCAGGACATCCCCAGGAACACGGTCGTCGCCTTCGACCTGACCACCGGCAAGCCCCGCTGGACGGCCAAGTCCGCGCTCGGCCACCCCCTCACCCCGCTGCGGACGGAGGGCGGCAAGGTGCTGCTGTACGCCGCCGCGAGCAAGAGCGAGGGCGGCGGCATCGCCTCCCTCCCGTCCACCGGCGGCACCCCGTCCATGGTGCTGCGGCACCCGGCGTCGGGCGCCAAGGTGGAGCGCGGCTTCATCGAGCCACGCATCGACTACGTGAACGGACGCAGCTACCTCGCGCTGACGAGCATCGGCGGCGGCATCAGTGACGGGGACGAAGTGGTGACGCGCTGCCTGGTGGCCTACGGGACCTGACGGACCGTGGGCATAACGGCGGCATTACGGGGCGGTCCTCCCTTGGGAACAGGGGAGGACCGAACCGGATCCGGCCATGGGGCGGGTGGTAGAAAGAAGCCCCGCTCGACTGACGTAACACTGCGGGATCCATGCCCGATTCGCTCCATTTCGCTGGTAATTCAGGCGGTCGTGACCGACTGCCGGACGCTCCGGCGGAATCGCGGGGGAGTCCGGAACGGGCACCGGACCGCACGAAGGGGGACGCGCTGATGACCCAGCCGCCCAGCCAGCAACCGCCGCAGGGAGGCTTCGGCGCTCCGCAGGAGCCGCCGCACGGGGTCCCGCAGCCGCCCCAGGGCCCGCCGCAGACGCCGCCGCCGCCCGCCCAGCCGCCTGCCGCTCCGCAGACCCCGCCGCCCACCCAGCCGGGGTACGGCTACCCGCAGCAGCCCGGCCCCTACGACAAGCCGCAGCAGCCGGGCCCGTACGGCCAGCAGCCCGGCCCCTACGGCCAGCAGCCGCCGCAGCCCGGTCCGTACGCCCAGCAGCCCGGACCCTACGGCCAGCCGCAGCAGCCGGGTCCCTACGGCCAGCAGCCGCAGCCCGGTTACGGCTACCCGCAGCAGCAGTACCCCGGGGCCCCGGTTCCCCCGGGCCCCGGCGGCGGTGGCGGTCCCTTCAAGGGCAAGCCCGCCGTGATCATCTCGGCGGCGGTCGCCGCGCTCCTGGTCGTCGGCGGCGGTGTCTTCCTGGCCACGCGCGGCGGGGACGACGAGAAGAAGCCCGTCGCGAAGGAGAGCAGCGGCGCCCCGACGCCGTCCGTCTCGCCCTCCGTCGACGAGGGCGACGGCAACGGCACCGGGCGCGAGGGCAGCGACGACCTCAACGGCGGGCGCAAGCCCGGCGAGGCGAAGGTCCTCTGGCTCCAGAAGAACGACATCGACCTGCCGCGCAACGGCTCGGACGTGTACGGCCCCTGGATCGTCGGCGACACGGTCGTCAAGGGCATGTACCGCTCGGTCTCCGGCTACGCGGTGGCCGACGGCAAGCAGAAGTGGACGCTGAAGCTGTCCACGGACATCTGCTCGGCCCCCTCGGCGCCCACCTCCGACGGCAAGATCGTCATCGCGGTGAAGAACGGCACCACCTCCAAGGCGGACTGCTCCGAACTCCAGCTGATCGACCTCAACACGGGGAAGGCGGGGTGGAAGAAGGAGGTCAAGAAGAGCGGGCTCTTCGACATGATGTCCGACCTCGCCCTCGCGATCAGCGGCGACACCGTGACGGTCGGCCGCACCGGCGGTTCCAACGCCTACCGGGTCAGCGACGGCAAGGAGCTGTTCGGCAAGCGCGACGGCACCTGCCAGCCGTTCGCCTTCGCGGGAGGCGCCAAGCTCATCGCCGCGACCAGCTGCCGCACCGACGACGTCGAGAACCCGCAGCACGAGATCGAAGAGGTCGACCCCACCACGGGCAAGCCCAAGTGGACCTACAAGCCGGCCCGCGGCTGGGAGGTCGACAACATCTACTCGGTGAGCCCGCTCATCGTGTCGCTGACCAAGGGCAGCAGCAGCAAGGACAAGAAGTGGAGCATCCTTGCGCTCCGGGAGAACGGCACGCTCCGCTCGCAGATCATCAGCGACAAGGGTGACAAGTTCCCGATGGGCTGCGGCAGCGCCTTCGCCATCTTCGGGAAGTCCGTCGACGGCTGCGACGGCGTCACGGCCGACGCCAACACCCTCTACATGCGGACGCAGGACGACACCAGCGGCTCGGCCCGCACCAACCAGGTCGTCGCGTTCAACCTGAACACCGGCCGGACGAAGTGGAAGGCCAAGTCGCCGGCCGAGCACACGATGAAGCCGCTGCGCATGGAGGGCGGCAACGTCCTGCTCTACGTGGACGCCGGCTACAGCAAGGGCGGCGGCATCGCCACCCTGGCGCCGACCGGCGGCACCCCGAAGATGCTGCTCCAGCACCCGGAGTCCACGTCGTCGATCGAGAGCTCGTTCTGGGACGAGAAGGTCCTGTACGCGGACGGCCGTTCGTTCATCGCGAGCGGGCGGGTCAGCGCGAGCAACGACAAGGAAGAGCTGGAGACG
It encodes the following:
- a CDS encoding ABC-F family ATP-binding cassette domain-containing protein, whose amino-acid sequence is MAVNLVNVEQVSKVYGTRALLDGVSLGVSEGDRIGVVGRNGDGKTTLIRMLAKLEDADTGRVTHNGGLRLGVLTQHDSLDPKATIRHEVIGDLADHEWAGSAKIRDVLTGLFGGLGLPGFEHGLDTVIAPLSGGERRRIALAKLLIAEQDLIVLDEPTNHLDVEGISWLAGHLRARRSALVCVTHDRWFLDQVCTRMWDVQRGTVHEYEGGYSDYVFARAERERIAATEESKRQNLMRKELAWLRRGAPARTSKPRYRIEAANELIADVPPPRDTSELMKFANARLGKTVFDLEDVTVQAGPKTLLTHLTWQLGPGDRVGLVGVNGAGKTSLLRALAEAARTQGDAQPEAGKIVVGKTVRLAYLSQEVAELNPNLRVLEAVQQVRDRVDLGKGREMTAGQLCEQFGFSKEKQWTPVGDLSGGERRRLQILRLLMDEPNVLFLDEPTNDLDIETLTQLEDLLDGWPGSMIVISHDRFFIERTTDRVMALLGDKSLRMLPRGIDEYLERRQRQAETAVPAAAPSAGAPAAASAPAVSPQAARAAKKELQKVERQLEKMSTRETSLHAQIAENATDFEKVAKLDAELRELVAERDVLEMRWLELAEDA
- a CDS encoding PQQ-binding-like beta-propeller repeat protein, which codes for MPQQPGAQPQPAGPYGPPPQQRPGPYHPPAQAPGPYGAPAPGPYNAPAQPGPYGQQPGYGYPPQGYGYPAPPHQQPTQPQYAAPPPGGPGGGGFFRGTTRKVLGAALAVVLLAGAGIWFLTSGDKGGKPEAGPTHTSAPPTVSPSPTRSKVKPDYNPTLGPDAEARKINAAVKPGEAKVQWLQEVGVDLPGRGADVFGPWFVGDTVAKAMYHTVSGYSAGDGSLKWSVRLPTRMCAAPSRPTADGKIVLGILHDTSSSAACDTLQMIDLRTGKAGWRKAVVRKGVWDELSDLAMSINGSTVTVGRTSRTDAFRVGDGKPLFGKQPGACQPYAFASGPEGIAATSCLVKDDYKEYRLERRDPATGKLRWSYKVKKDWQVEHVYSTSPLIVASLKQPDKWGILVLNADGTYRTQLSGGGDDLVHPRCVELASLATNLDDCVGVTADATTFYMPTSNVWEKGESQDIPRNTVVAFDLTTGKPRWTAKSALGHPLTPLRTEGGKVLLYAAASKSEGGGIASLPSTGGTPSMVLRHPASGAKVERGFIEPRIDYVNGRSYLALTSIGGGISDGDEVVTRCLVAYGT
- a CDS encoding PQQ-binding-like beta-propeller repeat protein, with the translated sequence MTQPPSQQPPQGGFGAPQEPPHGVPQPPQGPPQTPPPPAQPPAAPQTPPPTQPGYGYPQQPGPYDKPQQPGPYGQQPGPYGQQPPQPGPYAQQPGPYGQPQQPGPYGQQPQPGYGYPQQQYPGAPVPPGPGGGGGPFKGKPAVIISAAVAALLVVGGGVFLATRGGDDEKKPVAKESSGAPTPSVSPSVDEGDGNGTGREGSDDLNGGRKPGEAKVLWLQKNDIDLPRNGSDVYGPWIVGDTVVKGMYRSVSGYAVADGKQKWTLKLSTDICSAPSAPTSDGKIVIAVKNGTTSKADCSELQLIDLNTGKAGWKKEVKKSGLFDMMSDLALAISGDTVTVGRTGGSNAYRVSDGKELFGKRDGTCQPFAFAGGAKLIAATSCRTDDVENPQHEIEEVDPTTGKPKWTYKPARGWEVDNIYSVSPLIVSLTKGSSSKDKKWSILALRENGTLRSQIISDKGDKFPMGCGSAFAIFGKSVDGCDGVTADANTLYMRTQDDTSGSARTNQVVAFNLNTGRTKWKAKSPAEHTMKPLRMEGGNVLLYVDAGYSKGGGIATLAPTGGTPKMLLQHPESTSSIESSFWDEKVLYADGRSFIASGRVSASNDKEELETKTMMAFGK